In the genome of Pelobacter seleniigenes DSM 18267, one region contains:
- a CDS encoding YifB family Mg chelatase-like AAA ATPase, which produces MLAKVCSGALIGIDAYPVEVEVDIAQGLPQFSTVGLPEGAVKESKDRVKSAIKNSGYDFPARRITINLAPADIRKDGAAFDLPIAIGLLCATGIVDKEKLDRFILLGELSLDGRIKPVRGVLPIAVAARKWGDYALILPADNAEEGAVVAGPDIFAVRDLGEAVSLINGTTVIEPFRSSVVRPEQAVLVEGEDFSEVRGQEHVKRALEVAAAAAHNILMSGPPGSGKTMLARRLPTILPDFSFEEALETTKIHSVAGLLSHNHSLLEQRPFRSPHHTISDAGLIGGGSYPRPGEVSLAHRGILFLDEFPEFKKNVLEMLRQPLEDGQVSISRAALSLTYPADFMLVAAMNPCPCGFFGDLQHDCSCTPAMIQRYRSRLSGPLLDRIDLHVEVPRVPHKDLTDIRPAETSATIRARVNQARSIQRERLAPFGLLTNSQMQARHIRRFCQLDSAGERLLEQVTDRLGLSARSFTRILKLARTIADLAGAEQIDTSHLSEAIQYRGLDRKTV; this is translated from the coding sequence ATGCTAGCCAAGGTCTGTTCAGGGGCCTTGATCGGGATAGATGCCTATCCGGTCGAGGTCGAAGTCGATATTGCCCAGGGATTACCGCAATTTTCCACGGTCGGGCTGCCCGAGGGGGCGGTCAAGGAAAGCAAGGATCGGGTCAAGTCGGCCATTAAAAATTCCGGCTATGATTTTCCAGCCCGCCGGATCACCATCAATCTTGCCCCGGCTGATATCCGTAAGGATGGCGCTGCCTTTGACCTGCCCATTGCCATCGGTTTGCTCTGTGCAACCGGGATTGTCGATAAAGAGAAGCTGGACCGTTTCATTCTGCTCGGCGAACTGTCCCTGGACGGGCGGATCAAACCGGTCCGCGGAGTCCTGCCGATTGCCGTGGCCGCCAGGAAATGGGGCGATTATGCCCTGATCCTGCCGGCGGACAATGCCGAAGAGGGGGCCGTGGTTGCCGGGCCGGATATCTTTGCCGTGCGCGACCTTGGTGAAGCGGTCTCGCTGATCAACGGGACCACGGTCATCGAGCCGTTTCGCTCTTCCGTGGTTCGCCCGGAGCAGGCGGTGCTCGTTGAAGGGGAAGATTTTTCAGAGGTGCGCGGTCAGGAGCATGTCAAGCGGGCGCTGGAAGTTGCTGCGGCCGCAGCGCACAATATTTTGATGAGCGGTCCGCCCGGCAGCGGCAAAACCATGCTGGCCCGGCGTCTGCCGACCATCTTGCCCGATTTCTCCTTTGAAGAAGCCCTTGAGACCACCAAGATCCATTCGGTGGCCGGACTGCTTTCGCACAATCATTCCTTGCTCGAGCAGCGACCGTTCCGTTCCCCTCATCACACCATCTCCGATGCCGGACTGATCGGTGGAGGCAGCTATCCGCGCCCCGGCGAGGTTTCCCTGGCCCATCGCGGAATCCTCTTCCTTGATGAATTTCCCGAGTTCAAAAAAAATGTTCTGGAGATGCTGCGGCAGCCCCTTGAGGACGGCCAGGTTTCCATCAGTCGGGCAGCCCTGAGTCTGACTTATCCGGCCGATTTCATGCTGGTGGCGGCAATGAACCCCTGCCCCTGTGGCTTTTTCGGAGATTTGCAGCATGATTGCAGCTGCACCCCGGCGATGATTCAACGTTACCGCAGTCGGCTGTCCGGGCCGCTGCTCGACCGGATCGACCTGCATGTCGAGGTGCCGCGGGTTCCCCATAAGGATCTGACCGATATCCGGCCGGCGGAAACCAGCGCGACGATCCGCGCGCGGGTCAATCAAGCACGGAGCATTCAGCGCGAACGGCTGGCGCCTTTCGGCCTGCTGACCAACAGCCAGATGCAAGCCCGCCATATCCGGCGTTTCTGCCAGCTCGACAGCGCCGGGGAGCGGCTCCTTGAGCAGGTCACCGATCGGCTCGGGTTGTCGGCGCGCAGCTTTACCCGGATTCTCAAACTGGCCAGAACCATTGCCGATCTCGCCGGAGCCGAGCAGATCGATACCAGTCACTTAAGTGAAGCCATTCAGTATCGGGGGCTGGATCGCAAGACCGTCTAG
- a CDS encoding carbon-nitrogen family hydrolase codes for MKQLVCSSIQFNIALGDIDANLDKAGAALRRVADRGARLAVLPEMWSCGYDYSRIKQLAGETPRVLAEMQEIGDKLELVTVGSLPELDDGKIYNTAYVIDRGRVVGRYRKLHLFSAMREDLFLAAGNDSLVVDTSVGRLGIAICYDLRFPELFRKLALAGAEIICLPAEWPKPRLEHWQTLVQARAIENQLFVVATNCQGVQGKLDFFGASRIVSPLGHLLQVAGEEDTELVATCDFAEMEKYRQQIRILEDRRADIYGTP; via the coding sequence ATGAAACAACTGGTCTGTTCATCAATACAGTTCAATATCGCCCTGGGTGATATTGATGCCAATCTTGATAAAGCCGGAGCGGCTTTGCGCCGGGTCGCCGACCGCGGCGCTCGCCTGGCGGTTTTGCCCGAGATGTGGAGCTGTGGCTATGATTACAGCCGCATCAAACAATTGGCCGGAGAGACACCCAGGGTTCTGGCCGAAATGCAGGAAATCGGCGACAAGCTGGAGCTGGTCACGGTCGGCAGTCTGCCGGAACTGGACGACGGTAAGATCTATAATACGGCTTACGTGATCGACCGCGGCCGGGTGGTCGGTCGTTACCGCAAATTACATCTGTTCTCGGCCATGCGCGAGGATCTGTTCCTGGCTGCCGGAAACGACAGCCTGGTCGTGGATACCTCGGTCGGTCGGCTGGGCATCGCGATCTGCTATGACCTGCGCTTCCCCGAGCTGTTTCGTAAATTGGCCCTGGCCGGAGCTGAAATCATCTGCCTTCCCGCCGAATGGCCGAAACCGCGGCTTGAGCACTGGCAGACCCTGGTCCAGGCCCGGGCCATTGAAAACCAGCTGTTTGTGGTGGCCACCAATTGTCAGGGGGTGCAGGGAAAACTGGACTTTTTCGGCGCCAGCCGGATCGTTTCCCCCCTCGGACACCTGCTCCAGGTTGCCGGGGAAGAGGACACTGAACTGGTGGCAACCTGTGACTTTGCCGAGATGGAAAAATACCGTCAGCAGATCAGGATCCTGGAAGATCGGCGTGCCGACATCTATGGGACCCCCTGA
- a CDS encoding DUF169 domain-containing protein gives MPEVRVNQQRCTGCGMCVNFCPVDVFELQQIAADQHKIASPVRETECWACDTCVGQCPVNAIEIIENHAEAELRKQQVQPSAPPLPDEERELYREWHQVLFDTLRLRWNPVAISLIRQDQALPDVAIPRVKLRFCQSLMMARRGKSLLMPAQCHACPDGTHILGLTEIPPKLASGEMYIHFRKLDSMEAARQMIKERPRLPERSTKATLVTPLHNAAATPDVIAIIANPEQIMWLCMSAAYYTGHRFDFHASGYNAQCVETTLLPYTSQKFNISFGCYGCRASSDVSDDLMFMGVPRAQMSELIKGLQKLGQKAITDSRNKIYLPPNI, from the coding sequence ATGCCTGAAGTCCGGGTTAACCAGCAACGCTGCACCGGCTGTGGGATGTGCGTCAATTTCTGTCCGGTGGATGTTTTCGAATTACAGCAGATCGCGGCTGACCAGCACAAAATTGCCAGCCCGGTGCGGGAGACGGAGTGCTGGGCCTGCGACACCTGTGTCGGCCAATGTCCGGTCAATGCCATTGAGATTATAGAGAATCACGCCGAGGCCGAGCTCCGGAAGCAACAGGTTCAGCCGAGCGCTCCTCCGTTGCCGGATGAAGAACGCGAGCTGTATCGGGAGTGGCACCAAGTCCTCTTCGATACCCTGCGTTTGCGCTGGAACCCAGTGGCGATTTCACTGATTCGTCAGGATCAAGCGCTTCCCGATGTGGCCATTCCAAGGGTCAAGCTTCGCTTTTGTCAATCCCTGATGATGGCTCGGCGCGGCAAATCCCTGCTCATGCCGGCCCAATGTCATGCCTGTCCGGATGGCACCCATATCCTTGGTTTGACGGAAATCCCGCCCAAACTGGCCAGCGGCGAAATGTATATCCATTTCCGCAAGCTGGATTCCATGGAGGCGGCCCGGCAGATGATCAAGGAACGGCCGCGCCTGCCGGAACGCTCCACCAAGGCGACCCTGGTGACACCGCTGCACAACGCGGCGGCCACCCCCGACGTGATCGCCATTATCGCCAATCCGGAACAGATCATGTGGCTCTGCATGAGCGCCGCCTATTACACCGGGCATCGTTTCGATTTCCACGCCAGCGGCTACAATGCCCAGTGTGTGGAGACCACCCTGCTCCCCTATACCAGCCAGAAGTTCAATATTTCCTTCGGCTGTTACGGTTGTCGGGCCAGTTCGGACGTCAGCGATGACCTGATGTTCATGGGCGTCCCGCGGGCACAGATGTCGGAACTGATCAAGGGGTTGCAGAAGCTCGGCCAGAAGGCGATTACGGATTCGCGGAACAAGATCTACTTGCCGCCCAATATCTGA
- a CDS encoding molybdopterin-dependent oxidoreductase: protein MSSEPGKNRFIARRRRKANCRLCSYLCGIEVFSEGNKIVKIKPDPERYPYNEGIVNGCRRFHSNVEFLYHPERINYPLKRKGERGSGQWQQISWEDALDEIAERLLELKAQFGGETLATSIGGPHTTFWPLHRFLNLFGSPNNMGIGQICWNPSIWVNSLTFGWPLENEIDPETTECLILWGVNPAESDNSLFWRTVLAYSRTGKPLIVVDPRRTRTAALATQWLAPRPGSDAALALGLLQVIINEQLIDAAFIEQWCHGFSQLRDRVRAYTPTHTAELTGIPAAQIIAAARSYGQARPASIFHGRGIDQIGANSMQVHRGIACLKGVTGNVDRRGASLVSERPDYIPEIDLELTERLSAEQRSKQLGRERILLQSYAGYERLTQETMKHGKRLPARYLTSAQPNLVWRAMLNGVPYPIRAMIVSGSNPLLSQADSRLIERALRNLELSVSLELFHNPVTALSDYVLPMAGSLERPVLQTNAGVANLAYGGPAAIEPLFERRTDFAFWRDLGIRCGQNREWPWQTFTDSLEDIVAPLGMDWAGFCQTGLYCPPPSYGKHEQLQQAGQPGFATVSGKVELYSELLAELGAEPLPQHQACAKPTAEFPLTLISGGRKQPYWASSFRQLQTLKKNNQQPEAEISLETASDLGFVDGQEVYVETARGRAKFTLKICAMKEQVVNVDYGWWFPDQDLTEPHLGGLFEANANLLTQADIEDADPLLGQWKYNDIPCRIYPVDSEKSDLSENCSLSEA, encoded by the coding sequence ATGAGTTCTGAACCCGGAAAGAATCGTTTTATCGCTCGCAGACGGCGCAAGGCGAACTGCCGACTCTGCAGTTATCTCTGCGGAATCGAGGTGTTCAGCGAAGGCAATAAAATAGTTAAAATAAAGCCTGACCCTGAAAGATATCCATATAATGAGGGTATTGTTAATGGTTGCCGGCGTTTCCATAGCAATGTGGAATTCTTGTATCATCCGGAACGGATCAATTATCCGCTGAAGCGCAAAGGGGAGCGCGGCAGCGGCCAGTGGCAACAGATCAGCTGGGAAGATGCCCTCGACGAGATCGCTGAACGCCTGCTGGAGTTGAAAGCGCAATTCGGCGGCGAAACCCTGGCCACCTCCATCGGTGGACCGCATACCACCTTCTGGCCCCTGCATCGCTTCCTGAACCTGTTCGGCAGTCCGAATAATATGGGGATCGGTCAGATCTGCTGGAATCCCTCGATCTGGGTCAACAGCCTGACCTTCGGCTGGCCCCTCGAAAACGAAATCGACCCGGAGACCACCGAATGTCTGATTCTCTGGGGCGTCAATCCGGCTGAATCGGACAATTCCCTGTTCTGGCGCACGGTCCTTGCCTACAGCAGAACCGGCAAACCGCTGATCGTCGTCGATCCACGCCGCACCCGAACCGCTGCCTTGGCCACCCAGTGGTTGGCCCCGCGCCCGGGCAGCGACGCGGCCCTGGCCCTCGGTTTACTGCAGGTGATTATTAACGAGCAGTTGATCGACGCGGCTTTTATCGAACAATGGTGTCATGGTTTCAGCCAGCTGCGCGACCGGGTGCGGGCTTATACCCCGACCCATACCGCCGAGCTGACCGGAATTCCCGCCGCACAGATCATTGCCGCTGCCCGCAGTTATGGCCAGGCCCGGCCGGCCTCGATTTTTCACGGTCGAGGCATCGACCAGATCGGCGCCAACAGCATGCAGGTTCACCGCGGCATCGCCTGCCTCAAGGGGGTGACCGGCAATGTCGACCGGCGCGGAGCCTCGCTGGTCTCGGAACGGCCCGATTATATCCCGGAAATCGATCTGGAATTGACCGAACGGCTCAGCGCAGAGCAGCGCAGCAAGCAGCTCGGGCGGGAGCGGATTCTCCTGCAGAGTTATGCCGGTTACGAGCGATTGACGCAGGAAACCATGAAACACGGCAAGCGGTTGCCGGCCCGCTATCTGACCTCGGCCCAGCCGAACCTGGTCTGGCGGGCCATGCTGAACGGTGTGCCGTATCCGATCCGGGCCATGATCGTCAGTGGTAGCAACCCGCTATTGTCCCAGGCGGACAGCCGGCTGATCGAGCGCGCGCTGCGCAACCTTGAGCTGAGTGTCTCCCTTGAGCTGTTTCACAACCCGGTCACCGCCCTCAGCGATTATGTCCTGCCCATGGCCGGCAGCCTGGAAAGACCGGTGTTGCAGACCAATGCCGGTGTTGCCAACCTCGCCTATGGCGGACCGGCAGCAATCGAACCGCTGTTCGAGCGGCGCACCGATTTCGCCTTCTGGCGAGACCTCGGGATTCGCTGCGGTCAGAACCGGGAGTGGCCTTGGCAAACCTTTACCGACAGCCTTGAGGATATCGTCGCCCCTCTGGGTATGGATTGGGCCGGTTTCTGCCAGACCGGACTCTATTGTCCACCGCCCAGCTACGGCAAGCATGAACAGCTGCAGCAAGCAGGACAGCCTGGCTTTGCAACGGTCAGCGGAAAAGTCGAACTGTATTCCGAACTGCTTGCCGAACTCGGTGCCGAACCGCTGCCGCAGCATCAGGCCTGTGCCAAACCAACCGCGGAATTTCCCCTGACCCTGATCAGTGGCGGGCGCAAGCAGCCCTACTGGGCTTCGTCCTTCCGCCAGCTGCAGACGCTGAAAAAGAATAATCAACAGCCGGAAGCTGAAATCAGTCTGGAAACCGCAAGTGATCTGGGTTTTGTCGACGGCCAGGAGGTGTATGTGGAAACCGCTCGCGGCCGGGCAAAATTCACCTTGAAAATCTGTGCCATGAAAGAACAGGTGGTGAACGTGGACTACGGCTGGTGGTTCCCGGACCAGGACCTGACCGAACCACACCTGGGCGGCCTGTTCGAGGCCAATGCCAACCTGCTGACCCAGGCTGATATTGAGGACGCCGATCCCCTCCTCGGCCAGTGGAAATATAATGATATCCCGTGCCGGATCTATCCGGTTGACAGTGAAAAATCGGACCTTTCTGAGAACTGTAGCCTGTCCGAAGCCTAA
- a CDS encoding (Fe-S)-binding protein: MTAVTDRSRSVLERFRTDCTGCGLCSRSCEILMQLAVPPAELAEQLVAGARLAESMESAVQHCALCGLCSQSCPLDLNPGDLFQAAREVLMEQERIDPLAYRPMLVDQQAHFFSLYRQSWEIDFSDLEKLTGPTLFWPGCSLASFAPELTRAAHRWLQQQGFEVGFSADCCGLPLHNIGLGQRGEQYLARLAKQFAAKGVKQLITACPNCYYHFQNSLTDIKVSSLFTLMVEADLRLAGQSGVTVHDSCPDRASGQIGQALRTLLQGAEIVEMTHHGSETLCCGAGGIVSMVNPELSQARAERRAAEIAQTGTETCVSACMACVKRLQGTANLSAVQAQQCSEPARVVHILELIFGIEIDHDRLQQQLELMWQGELGQRNLALLNGAGQEE, from the coding sequence ATGACAGCAGTAACCGACAGGAGTCGTTCTGTTCTGGAGCGTTTTCGTACTGATTGTACAGGGTGCGGTCTCTGTTCCCGATCCTGTGAAATATTGATGCAATTAGCAGTGCCCCCGGCCGAGTTGGCGGAACAGTTGGTCGCCGGGGCCAGGCTGGCAGAGTCGATGGAAAGCGCCGTTCAGCACTGTGCTCTGTGCGGTCTGTGCAGTCAGAGCTGCCCTTTGGACCTGAATCCGGGCGACCTCTTTCAGGCGGCGCGCGAGGTGTTGATGGAGCAGGAGCGCATCGACCCGCTTGCTTACCGCCCCATGCTGGTCGATCAGCAAGCGCACTTTTTTTCCCTTTATCGGCAATCCTGGGAAATTGATTTCAGTGATCTGGAAAAGTTGACCGGACCGACCCTGTTCTGGCCTGGTTGCAGCCTGGCCAGCTTTGCCCCGGAGTTGACCCGGGCAGCCCATCGGTGGCTGCAGCAGCAAGGGTTTGAGGTCGGTTTCAGTGCGGACTGTTGCGGACTGCCGTTGCACAATATCGGCCTGGGACAGCGGGGCGAACAATACCTTGCCCGGCTGGCGAAACAGTTTGCCGCCAAAGGGGTCAAGCAACTGATTACCGCCTGCCCGAATTGTTACTATCACTTCCAAAATTCTCTGACCGATATCAAGGTCAGTTCCCTGTTTACGCTGATGGTCGAAGCCGACCTGCGGCTTGCCGGCCAGTCAGGTGTGACCGTTCATGATTCCTGCCCTGATCGCGCCAGCGGGCAGATCGGTCAGGCGCTGCGGACCCTGTTGCAGGGCGCGGAGATCGTGGAAATGACCCACCACGGCAGTGAGACTCTCTGCTGCGGGGCCGGCGGAATCGTCTCCATGGTCAATCCGGAGCTGAGTCAGGCCAGGGCCGAACGCCGGGCGGCCGAAATCGCCCAGACCGGGACCGAAACCTGCGTCAGTGCCTGTATGGCCTGTGTCAAGCGTTTGCAGGGGACAGCCAACCTCAGCGCCGTGCAGGCGCAGCAGTGTTCGGAACCGGCTCGGGTTGTGCATATCCTCGAATTGATATTCGGCATCGAGATAGATCACGACCGCTTGCAACAACAGCTGGAACTGATGTGGCAGGGTGAACTGGGGCAACGCAATCTGGCGCTGTTGAACGGCGCAGGTCAAGAAGAGTGA
- the moaC gene encoding cyclic pyranopterin monophosphate synthase MoaC, with amino-acid sequence MNFNHFDERGNAVMVDVSAKNKTLRTATAEAVVVMPPAVLEAIQDGGIAKGDVLGTARLAGIMAAKKTPDLIPLSHPLALHSVSVDFAQELADGVVRVSCTVRAFERTGVEMEAMTGAALAALTIYDMCKGSDKSISLKEVKLIYKEGGKSGVYRREERG; translated from the coding sequence ATGAATTTCAATCACTTCGATGAACGGGGAAACGCCGTGATGGTGGATGTAAGTGCCAAAAATAAAACCTTGCGAACGGCTACGGCTGAGGCCGTGGTGGTGATGCCACCGGCGGTGCTTGAAGCAATTCAAGACGGTGGCATCGCAAAAGGGGACGTGCTGGGTACCGCGCGACTAGCCGGGATCATGGCAGCGAAGAAAACCCCGGATTTAATCCCCTTGTCCCATCCGTTGGCGCTTCACTCCGTCAGCGTTGATTTCGCCCAGGAACTTGCTGATGGCGTGGTCAGGGTGAGCTGTACGGTCCGGGCATTCGAGCGAACCGGGGTGGAAATGGAAGCAATGACCGGAGCAGCGCTGGCTGCTTTGACCATTTATGACATGTGTAAGGGGAGCGACAAGTCGATCAGTCTCAAAGAGGTCAAACTGATTTACAAAGAAGGTGGAAAAAGCGGTGTCTATCGAAGGGAGGAGCGGGGATGA
- a CDS encoding Rossmann-like domain-containing protein gives MFHQLKSSFTEIARENGLLESDINITAKKLSTVEAIGETERRDFPLLQGKESLIQAEFKGALGQSFTDMPMNFTGKISAILNLELRHNGERALFIATLNAVMRYLGKADRTVHCKNQEPELCAREIAAKVLEQHGSGVRVGIIGFQPAIIDNFCQLLGPEKVRVTDLDQDNIGKEKYGVQIWDGASRGEEIFQACDVLLATGSTIVNNSLPQLLSHAETYHKPLYFFGTTIAAAAALLNLNRLCLQAA, from the coding sequence ATGTTTCATCAGCTGAAATCTTCATTTACCGAAATAGCCCGTGAAAACGGCCTGCTCGAAAGCGACATCAACATCACCGCCAAAAAATTGAGTACCGTCGAAGCCATTGGCGAGACCGAGCGCCGGGACTTTCCTCTGCTGCAGGGGAAAGAGAGTTTGATCCAAGCGGAATTCAAAGGCGCGCTGGGGCAGTCTTTTACGGATATGCCGATGAATTTCACAGGCAAAATCAGCGCTATTCTCAACCTGGAACTCCGTCACAATGGGGAAAGAGCCTTGTTTATCGCGACCCTGAATGCGGTGATGCGTTATCTGGGTAAGGCAGACAGAACCGTACACTGCAAAAACCAGGAACCGGAGCTCTGTGCCCGGGAAATTGCCGCAAAGGTTCTTGAACAGCACGGCAGCGGTGTCAGGGTTGGGATTATCGGTTTTCAACCGGCCATCATCGATAATTTCTGTCAACTCCTTGGCCCAGAAAAGGTCAGGGTGACGGATCTTGATCAGGATAATATCGGCAAGGAAAAATACGGCGTGCAGATCTGGGACGGAGCCAGCCGGGGAGAAGAGATTTTCCAGGCCTGTGACGTTCTGCTGGCGACCGGCTCAACCATCGTCAACAATTCTCTTCCGCAACTGCTCAGCCATGCGGAAACCTATCACAAGCCTCTTTATTTTTTCGGCACAACCATCGCTGCAGCCGCGGCACTGCTCAACTTGAACAGACTCTGTCTCCAGGCAGCCTAG
- a CDS encoding TIGR04282 family arsenosugar biosynthesis glycosyltransferase — translation MSSQKHALIFFTKVPTPGLTKTRLTKEAGGIFTPEEAADLYRAVMLDTAEVGFRALELLQSEVSNGQDSYDFFVCATPAADHPRLKEIFAEIESDVPLHFIADQGSNFNEHFNDSFQQLWARGYASAVAIGGDQPQMTTNNIMQAFRWLRRFGAEESGLGLVHCPCQACGVSLVGMTSKTPMDFEGVFYNTDGVSALDAIINICEAGNIPVAALETVADIDNTEDLAHALSLAHSQQYTSRFQPEVVVPQRFLAWAAEVGLAVCTPPNSDHDPRELIDA, via the coding sequence ATGAGCAGTCAAAAGCACGCGCTGATTTTTTTCACCAAAGTCCCGACCCCCGGGCTGACCAAAACCCGCCTGACCAAAGAGGCCGGTGGTATTTTTACACCGGAAGAGGCCGCCGATCTTTATCGGGCGGTGATGCTCGACACGGCCGAGGTCGGGTTCCGGGCTCTTGAACTGTTGCAGAGTGAAGTCAGCAACGGGCAGGACAGCTATGATTTCTTTGTCTGTGCCACCCCTGCCGCTGATCATCCCCGCCTTAAAGAGATTTTTGCCGAAATTGAAAGCGATGTACCCCTTCACTTCATTGCCGACCAGGGGAGCAACTTCAACGAACATTTCAACGATTCGTTTCAGCAACTCTGGGCGCGTGGTTATGCCAGTGCTGTGGCCATCGGCGGTGACCAGCCGCAGATGACCACCAACAATATCATGCAGGCTTTTCGCTGGTTGAGACGTTTTGGGGCCGAGGAGTCAGGGCTGGGGCTGGTGCATTGCCCCTGCCAGGCATGTGGTGTCTCTCTGGTCGGGATGACCAGTAAAACGCCGATGGATTTCGAAGGGGTCTTTTACAATACTGACGGCGTCTCCGCCCTGGATGCGATCATCAACATCTGTGAAGCAGGCAATATCCCGGTGGCCGCCCTGGAGACGGTAGCTGATATCGACAATACCGAGGACCTGGCCCATGCGTTGAGCCTGGCCCATTCGCAGCAATATACCAGCCGTTTTCAACCCGAGGTGGTGGTTCCCCAACGGTTCCTGGCCTGGGCTGCAGAAGTCGGGCTGGCGGTTTGTACCCCCCCCAACAGCGACCATGATCCGCGGGAGTTGATCGATGCCTGA
- a CDS encoding NifU family protein, which produces MENEIKEIIAGLKAGIEGEGGKIELTGVQTDGTICLEQREDCASCLATVWTHRLRVERAIKKEFPEAKIEVQLVS; this is translated from the coding sequence ATGGAGAATGAAATCAAGGAGATCATCGCAGGATTAAAAGCGGGCATTGAGGGGGAGGGCGGAAAAATCGAACTGACCGGAGTCCAGACAGACGGCACCATCTGCCTGGAACAGAGGGAAGACTGCGCCAGCTGCCTGGCGACGGTCTGGACCCACCGGTTGCGCGTTGAAAGGGCTATTAAAAAAGAGTTCCCGGAAGCAAAAATCGAAGTCCAGCTGGTGTCCTGA
- the trxB gene encoding thioredoxin-disulfide reductase: MSETQYDVIIIGGGPAGMTAGLYASRACLKTLMLEKMILGGQMMTTTLVENWPGYPGGIEGPELMMRFQEHCTEFGLETGYGSVDKIIDNGATKTLVVDGKEMTCKAVIIATGVVPKKLGVEGEAALVGKGVSYCATCDGAFFRNVPIAVVGGGDTAVEEALYLTRFASKVTLIHRRDQLRATKILQDRALANEKIEVAWNSVVDSLESDKSGLTGAVLRDTQSGATRSIELQGIFVAVGVTPTTAFVADLLETNKEGYIIAGEDTLTSVPGIFAAGDCRTTVLKQVSTAVGDGAVAAIMAEKYIDELEHLETHPEG; encoded by the coding sequence ATGAGTGAAACACAATATGATGTGATTATCATAGGCGGCGGTCCGGCCGGAATGACGGCGGGTCTGTACGCATCTCGTGCCTGCCTGAAAACCCTGATGCTGGAGAAGATGATCCTGGGGGGGCAGATGATGACGACCACCCTGGTTGAAAACTGGCCGGGGTATCCCGGCGGCATCGAAGGACCCGAACTGATGATGCGTTTTCAGGAGCATTGCACCGAATTCGGACTGGAAACCGGTTACGGCAGTGTCGACAAGATCATTGATAACGGAGCGACGAAAACCCTTGTTGTCGATGGCAAGGAAATGACCTGTAAAGCGGTTATCATTGCCACCGGAGTGGTGCCGAAAAAACTTGGGGTCGAGGGGGAAGCGGCTCTGGTCGGCAAAGGGGTCTCCTATTGCGCGACCTGTGACGGTGCTTTCTTTCGGAATGTGCCCATCGCGGTGGTCGGCGGCGGAGATACTGCAGTTGAAGAGGCCCTTTATCTGACCCGCTTTGCCAGCAAGGTGACCCTGATCCATCGTCGTGATCAGCTGCGGGCAACCAAGATTCTGCAGGACCGGGCGTTGGCCAATGAGAAGATCGAGGTGGCCTGGAACTCGGTTGTCGACAGTTTGGAGTCGGATAAAAGTGGATTGACCGGCGCCGTTCTGCGCGATACTCAGAGTGGGGCGACTCGCAGCATCGAGCTGCAGGGGATCTTCGTCGCTGTCGGGGTTACCCCGACGACGGCTTTTGTTGCCGATCTGTTGGAAACCAACAAAGAAGGTTATATTATCGCCGGCGAGGATACCCTGACTTCGGTTCCCGGAATTTTTGCTGCCGGAGATTGCCGGACCACAGTGCTGAAACAGGTTTCCACAGCGGTCGGTGACGGGGCTGTGGCCGCGATTATGGCTGAAAAATATATTGACGAGTTGGAGCATCTGGAAACACATCCGGAAGGTTGA
- a CDS encoding MogA/MoaB family molybdenum cofactor biosynthesis protein — translation MKRFKAAILTLSDKGARGERIDESGPALAAWLAGNGVKTVRTLILPDQFDLITEVLVDWSNRALAELILTTGGTGLSPRDVTPEATESVVERLVPGLAELMRLCSLDKTPMAALSRAVVGIRRNSLIVNLPGSPKAALENIAAIWPAIDHGIAKMCGDPEDCARQFSW, via the coding sequence ATGAAACGATTCAAGGCAGCCATATTGACGTTAAGCGACAAGGGTGCGCGCGGGGAGCGGATCGATGAAAGCGGGCCGGCGCTTGCCGCCTGGCTGGCCGGCAATGGGGTCAAGACGGTCAGAACCCTGATTCTGCCGGATCAGTTTGATCTGATTACCGAAGTTCTGGTCGATTGGTCCAATCGTGCCCTGGCCGAGTTGATCCTGACCACTGGCGGCACTGGGTTATCGCCTAGGGATGTCACCCCGGAAGCGACCGAAAGCGTGGTCGAGCGGCTGGTGCCGGGTCTAGCCGAGCTGATGCGGCTGTGCAGCCTGGACAAAACCCCCATGGCCGCACTGTCGCGAGCCGTAGTCGGAATTCGGCGGAATTCACTAATTGTCAACCTGCCGGGAAGCCCTAAGGCGGCCCTGGAAAATATTGCCGCGATCTGGCCGGCGATAGACCATGGAATTGCCAAGATGTGTGGCGATCCGGAAGATTGCGCACGGCAGTTCAGCTGGTAG